The genomic stretch TTGGTTCCTGGCATACACTCATCTGTTTGGAAGAAGGTTCGGTAGCCTACGAGATAAAAGATGGTCCCTACGATCCTAGCGTAGATAAAAACTTCGCCACATGGGCTCCTGCTGAAGGGGATGATGATTGCCAAGAATATAATCGGCGATTGCTTGATAAACTTGGTCTTTAAAAAAATAAAAGGAACGCTAATTTCTGCTAATCGCACGCTAATTATCGCTGCTTGTATTTTAAAATGATGTGAAATATGGAATATCATTAGATATTTATTAACCCATATCATGACTTGATTAATACTTTGCCTATAATCCTCATTTAAATAAATATCCGTAATTTTACCTGAAAATAGTCTCATGCATCAACTCATCCTTCCAGAAGAAAGCTACCTGATAAGTGGAGCATTCTTTGCAGTATATAATGAACTTGGCCCAGGGTTTCTAGAATCCGTTTATCAAGAAGCACTTGCACTTGAGTTTACTGAACTTAATATCCCATTTAAGGAACAATTGGGGATGAATATCATTTATAAAAACAAAATATTGAATAAAAAGTTCTACGCTGACTTCTTATGCTTTGAAGATATCATTATCGAAATTAAGGCAGTAGAAAAAACAAGCAAAGAACATGAATCTCAAATTCTAAACTATCTAAAAGCTACTAACAAACCGCTTGGTTTACTTGTGAATTTTGGAAGTCCAAAAATATCCATCAAAAGATTTGCGAACACATTGAGAATGTAACAAATAAAGCATCTACCAATTTATTAATGCGAACCAGCAAGCTCTATTCGCGAAAATCAGCATTCGCCTTCTCAACAATCAATACAAATTAGCGGAAATTAGCGCTCCACTACATAACAATCAAAATTCAATTCAAATTAGCGGAAATTAGCGTTCCAC from Lentimicrobium sp. L6 encodes the following:
- a CDS encoding GxxExxY protein; this translates as MHQLILPEESYLISGAFFAVYNELGPGFLESVYQEALALEFTELNIPFKEQLGMNIIYKNKILNKKFYADFLCFEDIIIEIKAVEKTSKEHESQILNYLKATNKPLGLLVNFGSPKISIKRFANTLRM